One segment of Chionomys nivalis chromosome 1, mChiNiv1.1, whole genome shotgun sequence DNA contains the following:
- the Tmem139 gene encoding transmembrane protein 139 — protein sequence MVPRQLWEKLKQSFLFLSSASLLLGLALLVIQPNIAPFPYFFLCLAGFCFLACLLSCVVERRLRSRQSSRQTENSEAPGNARVNEAFEVPTYEQAVVMDSETQHHLQQVEQPPPYSSVIIAPGVEGAQPSQLERPSLGRLKRRVGSEGTMSRRGNPGGALRLRGPRVASTAPDLQSLRVAPKLEPTTPPPAYDICFAYPEDDNVFYEDKWILP from the exons ATGGTGCCAAGGCAGTTGTGGGAGAAACTGAagcagtcatttctcttcctGAGCAGCGCCTCGCTCCTTCTGGGGCTGGCTTTACTGGTCATACAGCCTAACATTGCcccttttccttatttctttctctgcttggcTGGCTTCTGCTTTCTTGCCTGCCTCCTGTCCTGTGTGGTGGAACGGAGACTCCGATCTAGGCAGAGCTCAAGGCAGACTGAGAATTCAGAGGCCCCAGGCAATGCACG GGTCAATGAGGCTTTTGAGGTACCAACCTATGAACAGGCCGTAGTGATGGACTCAGAAACACAGCACCACCTCCAACAGGTGGAGCAACCACCCCCTTACAGCAGTGTCATTATAGCCCCAGGAGTTGAGGGGGCACAGCCTAGCCAGCTAGAGAGGCCCAGCCTAGGAAGGCTGAAGAGACGAGTGGGTTCAGAGGGGACAATGTCTCGCAGAGGAAATCCTGGAGGAGCTCTTCGACTTAGGGGCCCACGAGTTGCATCCACTGCTCCCGATCTGCAAAGCTTGAGGGTGGCCCCCAAATTGGAGCCCACTACTCCACCCCCTGCCTACGACATCTGTTTTGCTTACCCTGAAGATGACAATGTTTTCTACGAAGACAAATGGATACTTCCCTAG